The genomic interval TCGAACAGTCGAACGTGCTTCTCGCCGAACTCCCCATCCCCCATCCACCCGGAAGCGACCGCCTCGGACCACACATCGAATAGCTCCGGCTTCCCGGCGGACTGAGCGAGTGCAGGGTCTGCCGCAGGTAGGATGACGGTGAGCAGTAAAGCGAGGAACGCCAAGGAACGCGTCAGAAAATGCATGGTCAAACCTCCTTTCGCCCTAATCGGGCGATTGTGCAATTCGAAACCCGATGGTATCTCTGCGCGTGTCGGGAGGGTAGTGCGACCGGAACGCACACCGGACCATCTCTTGCTTGTCCTGCCAGGACCCTCCGCGAACCACTTTTCTCGTTCCCTGCCAGGAGCCCAGTGGGTTCCTCGGCGGACCGTGTTCATAGTAGTCCTCCGCGAACCAGTCTTCACACCATTCCGCCACGTTCCCTGCGACGTCCATCATCTCGTACTCCGGATTGCCCCCGGCGGGGTGCTCTCCGACCCGCTTCGGTCTCCCGTGCGGCTGACCGAAGTTGGCCCGATGCAAGTCGACCTCACCTCCAGTCCAGGGAAACGTTCGCCCATCGGGTCCCCTAGCAGCCTTCTCCCACTCCGCCTCCGTGGGAAGCCGGTAGTAGTGACCCGTAACTCGGGTGAGCCAGGCGCAATAGGCCTTAGCATCGTACCAGCTGACTCCGACCACGGGTTGGCTCGGGTCGTCGTACCCCTCGTGGTGTCGGTACGCGGGCGGATCGTGGTCCGGATTCGCGTCCAGGAAGATGTCGTACTGGGCGTTGGTCACCTCGAATCGACCGATGTAGAACGCATCTAGGTAGATGCTCCTGGCGGGGCTCGCGTCCCTTACTTCGTCGTCACCCATCAGAAAAGGCCCGGCCGGAATGGGAACAGTCTCGGGCACGCCCATCGGAAGCCTCACTGCGGAATCCCCAGGCGCACTTTCCAAGCGGTTGCGTCCCACAAGCTGGAGACCATCAGCGTTTGCGAGGAGAGTGTCGACTCGGGCCGGCGGGGAAGCGGGTGTGCGATTCCATGCTGAGGGCGGGTCCGACGACCTCCAAAAGTCCCGTAGAGTGTAGCCGCTAAGCTCCGCCAGTGTGCCTCCAAACGCCGAAGTGGCAACAACGAGTGACAACGGCTGCCATACGTGCTGCCAGCAGAAAAGGAGCCTCGTAAGATTTGGGCAACGCTTCCGGAAGTTCGAGCTCTTGGTTCGTCCGAAGCATTGCATCTCGACCAAAGTGCTTTCTAGGCTGGTCTCGCCCAACGCGTGCGAAATGGGAGCAGAGAGCTGTGGTGCTCTCGAGTGTCATTCTGTCCGGAACTGACAAGGCAGTAAAGTGCAATCTGGTCGCAGATTCCAGCGGAAGACGAAGTCTGGGTCCGGATCGGGCTCCTTTGGAAGTGTATGCGACGCTTCTCTGCCGTGGGGAGTATTTGTGTTCGCCGCGGACAATGTATCGGATTCTCGCGGAGAATCGGGAGGTGCGAGAGCAGCGAGACCAACTCAGGCATCCGGGAATTTTTAGTGTCGCATATCATATTACACCTAAAACCTGATGTAGGGGTGCCAAGCATCGCCTCAAAGCCATTGGAAAGACTGCACTTAGCTCGACTATTTGGACAAGAGATCTTCAATTCCCATGGAGGATGAACCAGACCCAGCAGGTTGTTGCGGCCAAATCTTAATCCGTAGGGAAAAGGGACTTGTCAACCTATCCATCAAGTCATATAGTCTTTTTTACAATGAAAATCCAAGATATTTAAAAGTCCTGACTAGCAGTTAATAACAACTTTTGCAACGAATACTATCTGGCACAAGGCCAGGATCTTCGCAGTTGGTCCCCTTGGAGGACGGTTTGAAAACCATCAGAATCCAACGATTGTGGAGGTAAGATATTGCCATCGTCTTCAAACGCTCGTTGTCCGAACGTGCAAGTTCCGGTTGAGCTTCACGAGATCCACTGCCGATGCCTTGCAAGACTCAGAGGGTCCTTCCAATTCGAGACCCGATCCCACGGAGCTGATTTTGAATTACACTGTAAAGATCGTGATAACGTAAGGCTGGGACCTGTTCAGGAGAGTATTGATTGGTTTTGTCTCCTAAGTGAGTGGGGCGACTCCAGGTTTGTCAAGTTGCGCTCGACTGGTGTGCGTTTGCTTCTGCTAATCGTCGTATTTCTCCTTGTTGCTCAAGGGTGCAAACCAGCGCTGTCTCCCCCAGACACTTTCGGCGCCCTTGAGGTGCTGGGATTGAGTGGTGAATTGTTACCACGTTCTGAGGATGGGGGGGGAGGGACAATCGCAATTGATCTCTATTTGGACGTGTCAGAGTCCATGCGGGGCTTCGCCGCTGTTGACACATCAAGTTACTTACGGGTCCTCAGGCAAGTACTTGATCAAGTTACCACAGCGGACTACGACCTTAGACCTTTCTCCTTTTCGGAGAGAACTGAGTTGATTACACCTTTCAGCTGGGACCGAATCAAGAATCCCCTTTTCTACTCAGGAGCAAGCACAGATCTTCCTTCATTGCTGGAGAGTATCGCAGAAGACTCTAGCAGGACTTCTATTTCTGTCGTGGTGAGCGACTTGGTTGTTTCGATGATTAATGAAGATGAATACTCTACCGTCACAGCACTAAATGCAATACTACATAAGTGCGAAGAGACGCTACTCCTTGGTTTTAGGTCCGAATTCATAGGAACGTACTTCATCGAGACACCCCCGAAGGGGCGCATTGATAATGTCGACCTTCGATTAGAAGACAAGCATAGCGGTAGACCCTTCTTTCTTTTGATCGTGGCGAATTCGACCGAAATGCTGGAGAGATTCAGTCGCACGACGTTAGATTCCCTGGAGGTTTCCCTTCGTTACAATCCAAGAGATTATCCAGTCCTTGTAGAAAATGTAAAGCCCTACGACTGCTATGAGAACAGAGAGAACGAAATCCGGATTTTCGATGTGCCTGAGTGGAGTGTTGATGAGTCAGGCTACAGTAGATACACGGGTACCTTCGTACACCTAAACGCCTCCAATCAAGAGAAGTCAAGGCTTTGCCTACAAATGAGATTTGGTGGTGATCTAAAGATCTGGTCACTAGACGCTCTCGATTGCAGGTGTTGGCACACTCGATATGCTAGAGAGGGTATTTGGGACGCAAAACGCTCCGTCAGGATCGACCAAATGACGGTTGTAGACAGCCTGGAGAAAGGAGTCGCAATCCTCGCATACGACTTTCCTTCTCTTGAGCGAAACACTTGGGATGCGTTTCTAATCTCATTCAGGCCGGGAGAGGGCAACCTGCGATTTCCAGAGTGGGTGAGCTCATGGAGCACACGAGATGATCGAGAAAGATCAGAGCTCTCGCGAACGCTCTATCTGGAGCTCTTGATTCGAGCGATGCAGAATTCCGTTCTGGATGAGCTGAGATTTCACGATCAAGTAATCTTCTTGACGAGGAGTTAGAAGCAATGGGTAGAATTGTACTGTTTTGGCTAGGGTTGCCTCCAGACCCTACTATTCCCTACCGTCAGTGGCTTGGGTTCAAAGATATGATTGCGGGCTGGATCCTCGGAGCGGTTATTTTAATAAGCGTGGTAATCCTTATGTTTTATTGGAGGTCA from Candidatus Eisenbacteria bacterium carries:
- a CDS encoding formylglycine-generating enzyme family protein; the protein is MGVPETVPIPAGPFLMGDDEVRDASPARSIYLDAFYIGRFEVTNAQYDIFLDANPDHDPPAYRHHEGYDDPSQPVVGVSWYDAKAYCAWLTRVTGHYYRLPTEAEWEKAARGPDGRTFPWTGGEVDLHRANFGQPHGRPKRVGEHPAGGNPEYEMMDVAGNVAEWCEDWFAEDYYEHGPPRNPLGSWQGTRKVVRGGSWQDKQEMVRCAFRSHYPPDTRRDTIGFRIAQSPD